In the Populus nigra chromosome 2, ddPopNigr1.1, whole genome shotgun sequence genome, TTGAGGATACTCATCTTTGCTTGATCCCGCCACCTGACGGTTATAAGATTTCTGTTCAATGGCCTCAGAGTTTGCATAAGGTATGCACTTTTGCtgaatttcttgtatttttaattagaaatagtttatttatgtgtttttaatagTCATAGTTGTGGTAGTAATAGGGTTATTTTCTTACTGATCTTGctagtttaattagtttatttacactctttttttttgggtaatttGTATTGATATACATTGATGTCCGCGgtctttttgtgttttgatgtcAAGATATGGCATGCGAATATGCCGCATGATAAAATTGCTGATAGGAAAGGTCATCAAGGATGGATGAAAAAGGAAGGAGAGCACTTCATTTTCCCTGGCGGTGGAACAATGTTTCCAGAGGGTGCTGTACAGTATATTGAGAAGCTTGGGCAATATATTCCTATCAAAGGCGGGGTTTTGAGGACTGCTCTTGATATGGGATGTGGGGTAgggaataattttttgtttttgtgatttttagtTTGTAAACTTGTTGTATACCGGAGGTTTCTTATGACATGATCGTGTTCTAGGTTGCTAGTTGGGGAGGATATTTGCTGAATGAAGGGATTTTGACTCTCTCATTTGCTCCAAGAGATTCACACAAATCACAGATACAGTTTGCACTGGAGAGAGGGGTTCCGGCATTTGTTGCCATGCTTGGCACTCGGAGACTCCCGTATCCTGCATTTTCATTTGACTTGGTGCATTGCTCCCGATGCTTGATCCCTTTTACAGCTTATAGTAAGTTCTTTATGACTTGTATCCTTCTATGTTTTCATATTCCTCGGATACAACCTGCCAGTAGATCTTACATTGAAGGGATCTGGTTTTGCAGATGCATCTTATTTTATCGAAGTAAATCGGTTGCTTCGTCCTGGAGGATATCTTGTCATTTCTGGACCACCTGTGCAGTGGGCTAAACAAGACAAGGAATGGGCTGATCTCCAGGCTGTGGCAAGAGCATTGTGCTATGAGCTGATTGCTGTGGATGGAAACACCGTCATATGGAAAAAACCTGCTGGAGATTTATGCCTGCCCAACCAAAATGAATATGGTCTTGAATTGTGCGACGAATCAGATGACCCAAATGATGCATGGTAATTGTCGAGAAATAAATCTTCAGTTTCTAAAAGTTTTATTCTAGTGTGTTTGCAGCAACTCGGATGATGGCAGCACTGCTGTTGTTCTTTTCTTTCGACCATCTTGCAACTAATGCACTTGGTTTAGGACTTTAGGtgcaaatttgataaatttgcCTTTAGTTAGCAACCTGATCAATTGAGCTTTCTGCTCAAGATAATATTCATTTACTTGCATGGGAACACCATAAATTCTGAAGCTAAGCTCAATTATGTTGCAGGTACTTCAAGTTAAAGAAATGTGTGAGTAGGACTTCAGCTGTGAAGGGGGATTGTACCATTGGGACTATTCCTAAGTGGCCTGATAGGCTAACGAAAGCACCTTCCAGGGCTGTGCACATGAAAAATGGGTTAGATTTGTTTGACGCTGACACACGGCGCTGGGTAAGGAGGGTTGCATACTATAAGAATTCTTTGAATGTGAAGCTAGGAACTCCAGCCATACGCAATGTCATGGACATGAATGCATTTTTTGGGAGTTTTGCAGCAGCACTCATGCCAGATCCTGTATGGGTGATGAATGTCGTTCCTGCTCGCAAGCCATCTACGCTTGGTGTAATATATGACCGAGGCCTTATTGGAGTCTACCATGATTGGTGAGTTACTCCCAGCTCTGTACCAGAAATTCATATATAGCATGCTACTTATATTGGTCATGTTATTGATGATCTCGCCTTCATATTTAACTAAGTTGGTGGATATATTTGTTGCACATTCTTGAAGCCGAGTGCCAACTGTCAACAGAGTGGTGGTATGCAGTTagataggaaaaaaaagtcCTTTGTTGAACATGCTTCTCTGATCATCAATTCAAGATCCTAATCACCAATCTATTTTTTGCTTGGTTATTGCTCTATTAATCTGTATTCAAATATACTAATGGTAGTAATTTATCCATGGCCAAAAGTTTGTTTTCCCTCTAAATGACAAATTGAGGACAAGATGGTGATAACTTGCCTCCTTTGGATACGATATATGTTAATGGAAGTGGACTTGGGTGGCATTAAACATGTCTCCTTCCTCTAATTGATATTAAGGACAAGATAATTGTGATTCGCTTTGCTTCCTTCTTTGGATATGATATCTGTTAATGAAAGTGAAACTTTGGTGGTATGAAATCAGATTTAGGGTTATCTATTCTGCTCAACCTTATTCCTTTTACTTGTGGTGTCAGGTGTGAACCTTTCTCAACATATCCCCGTTCCTATGATCTCATCCATGTAGCAGGCATTGAATCACTACTAAAACTGCCTGGTTCAAGCAAGAACAGGTACTTGAATCTTCATTTGCAGTTGCCTGTtcattttctcattattttcctGCACACATATGGTGTGAAATGATAACAAGATTTTGCCTTctcattttctgtttttattaaatGGAAACGCATGCCTGTTTTTTGAATGTTGTGTGGGGTAATTTCAATCTGGTGAAATTTTTCCATGAACCcagcttttaaaaaataaaaattctttgttTATTGCTGCCAAAGAGGATTCCGCTCTGGCTGAACCAGAAAATAGAGGCATGTTTATTCCTCATTTCCATAAAAATGACATTTGAGGCATAATGCTGTCTTGATGTTGCACTGAGTTGTTTTAGTTTAATCATTTGCATTATCCACTAAAGGATAAGTTGTGCAACGTGATGAATAagacttttctttctcaatgtGGAGAGGAAAGAAagtttaaactttttattttatttgcatgatttGATGGAGGATTTAACTTGAAAAACTGTGATTGAAGAAAACCTTGAAGATTGTAGAGCTTTAGTGTTTTTGATGGGATTTAGGGTTAGGGATGGAAGTCTGAGAAATTCGGTTTATTAGGGATGTGTTTTTAGAATAATTAGGGTGTAGAAATAAAACATGAATGGTAATCCAAGTTACTATAGcaataagaaaagagaagaaaactacAGAGTCTTCAAACTGAAtgcatattatttataataaatttcaacATCAAAACTATACAGAAagttacattaaaataattttccaagCAAACCGTAATTCCAGAATGGTATTAAGATtctgaagaaaacaaatttcttaaTAGACTAGGGTTTCAATCTAAAACTATACagaaaattacattaaaattatttattgatttcttttttccttggcTGCTACGTGTTGAATAAGGCTGCTGTATCCAAATAGCAGGGGGTTGGCATGTGGTTCATGAAGCTTTAAACTCTTAATCTCTCTGCACAGTGATAGTGATCATGATCTGCCATGCACAAGCCATGTCTGTTGatctttattttatcaattgtaAATATACAAACATAAATTACTGTAGTTCTGCCTACATGTAGATACCTTGACTAGTATTGGCCATTCCCCCCCTATCAGGAATTAGTTAGTTTTCACTTAAATTCTAAGAATTTCCCTACACAATCATACCCATCAATCATGTGTTGGATGGAGAAGCTCCCTGTTCTTCTGTATTTCCTTTTCTCAACTCTTTATGACCTTGCTAGTACACATAATGCTcctatcttgaatttttttgtcgTGAGAGGGGATAATTTCCTGGAATCTTCACTATTTAGTAACTTAAATGAGAGGACCAAGAGCTTGTTttacttcttcaaattctcaaCTCCTCTCTCTTATTCTCAAGGCAAGATAGGCATGTTTGGACCTTAGAAAAACCAGGCACCTTCTCTTTCAAATCATCTCTTTCCCATCTTGCTTGACCCCTCCAGATATGAGTGTTTTCTTTCTCGCCAATTGCAACTGGAAAGCTACTTGTTGCAGGCAAGGAGGAGGCCTTGTTTAGCTTTATTGCCTAATGTTTGTGATATGTGCTTTAAAGTAGCAATACCCACAACCTTTTAGCTTTGTCCAGTAGCATGGGACTTTCTGAACAGGCTATCCAGtgtttttggtgaaaaatggGTGGTGTCAAGCAGAATGGAGGATATCTTTTGGCATGTGATATCTTTGCAGTGATTTGGAGTATTTTGAGCAGAATGGAACTTTTGAATCTTCAAGTTTACTACCTTTGCAAGCAATTATTGTGGGATAGTATTGCCTTCCTAGAATTGTTATGGTGCTCTGCGCCCTGGGGATTTCTGTTGGttcattttctgtttttttgtgGAGGGTAATATTTTATCCTTCTTCATGTATCCTTATCTTCTTTCCTTCTTAAATCTTCTTTCATCAGGAAAAAAAGCCCCGACCTCACCTGTCACAGCATAAAAACACTATCCTtatcttccccccccccccccctcactTCACTCTCCTCACCTCACTCCAGTACCTCTAGGCTAAGCTTCTTGTGCATCGCTCTGCATTCTAAGAAACAATGACAATCCACCAGCTTTCTCTTAAGCCTAAATGATCTGAGAACAATACAATAGTCAATCTGTTTGAAGTCACTTGATCATTGGCATTATATTGAGAATCGTGCTCATTCTCTGAGGAAGTGTCAGAGCATGTGTTCTCATTTGTACAAAATGACTAGGAGTAAGATGTAATATCAATGGTGTGGAAGTCATGGTAAAAGATGGAGAGGTAGTGCATTAAAAGGATAGTTATGGGGAAATGTTCCTTGTTGAGCATGGGATGTTGATGTTGATAAGGTGGTTTGCTAAGGTGAGAACCAGTGGAGCGTATGCGCATTGGGATCTTGTGATCTGTTTTACATTTTGGTTGTAGTTTCGACTTGTGGTTGTAAGGGCAGTGATGGTGAATGTGAGAATGTGTTTTTTGATGGACAGATTGTTTCTTTGTTTGCAACTTGAGGGACTTGCCATGGATTTTCATTGTTTGATATGTTCATTccaagtctctctctctctctgattttctttttatatatcagt is a window encoding:
- the LOC133682591 gene encoding probable pectin methyltransferase QUA3 translates to MGHLNLPASKRNPRQWKLLDLVTATFFGLVFLFFLLVFTPLGDSLAASGRQTLLRSTSDPRQRHRLVALIEAGQNAQPIEACPADEVDHMPCEDPRRNSQLSREMNFYRERHCPPVEDTHLCLIPPPDGYKISVQWPQSLHKIWHANMPHDKIADRKGHQGWMKKEGEHFIFPGGGTMFPEGAVQYIEKLGQYIPIKGGVLRTALDMGCGVASWGGYLLNEGILTLSFAPRDSHKSQIQFALERGVPAFVAMLGTRRLPYPAFSFDLVHCSRCLIPFTAYNASYFIEVNRLLRPGGYLVISGPPVQWAKQDKEWADLQAVARALCYELIAVDGNTVIWKKPAGDLCLPNQNEYGLELCDESDDPNDAWYFKLKKCVSRTSAVKGDCTIGTIPKWPDRLTKAPSRAVHMKNGLDLFDADTRRWVRRVAYYKNSLNVKLGTPAIRNVMDMNAFFGSFAAALMPDPVWVMNVVPARKPSTLGVIYDRGLIGVYHDWCEPFSTYPRSYDLIHVAGIESLLKLPGSSKNRCNLVDLMVEMDRILRPEGTVIIRDSPEVIDKVARVALAVRWLVTIHEKEPESSGREKILVATKTFWKLR